The genomic segment CTGGACtcacttttctctttcctcctgcgCAATAGTTGCCAGTCTGTTGCTCTGGGCCTCCAGAAGCCTCATCTGCTCCCGCTGTTTGTTCCTCATTCCAAGACACaaggacagcagcagcatgacCACCCCAGAACCCACCAAGACAAAGGCCACGGAGGAAGCTTTATTTTTCCTGCCACCATaatctccatctcctcctcctgtactgctgctgctgttaccaACCGAGTCTGAAGGTACCACACTCCACACAATCATCACAATGCCGAGGGCAACAAGCCCAACCCCCAGAGCACACAGTGCATACTGGGAACCAGAGTTTCCACTGctttcactgctgctgttgttgttgttgttgttgttgttgttatggtTGTTGTTGGCTGTGCCTCCTCTGCCATGAGGGTCTGGTTGTCCATCCACACTAGAACGCATGTTGTCAGTCCACACATTCAGTCAGACCAGCCACAGTGACGTCAAAAACTGTCGAGTGAAATGCATGCGAAGTCAGGCACAGACAAGaaaccttaaaaacaaacataagaCACCACAGAATGTGACAAAAAGatccaaacattttaaatatagttGTTCCTGACCTTTGCTGTACAATAACACTGATGctgaaaatgactcaaaacaccaaaaatatTATGTTTGGCCCTGCCCTTTAGAAAAAATCAGAACCACATAGACTTCTTACAAGCTGGTATCTAAAGTGGTGTGACTCTCACTAGCCAGAGCTCTCCTTTTCAGAAATAAATGTCATCTATGTAGGTACTGCAGAACATGCCACTGCCGTCCAGACATTTGTTATTTAccaaagtcaatttttcagtgaaatggacagaacataaaacacactgagaTAAAATACCACTGAGGCTTCGATGgaaaggtgtgtttgtatggTAAAAAATTTACAGCATACTTGGCTCTCAAGAGTCACTAGTTACCCAATGTCAACACATTACAAGGGTAGATAAGGAGAGCTATGGCCActgtaaaaggaaaataaattacaatatcaAGGCTTGCTGAATTACTGAATGTTCTTCATGTATCATAAAGTGTTTAATGTGAATCCAGAACCAAACATTAAAGGAAATATTAATAGTTTAGTAGTAATCATTTAGCAAACTAATACTGCAAAATGCAAGGAGCATGACCATTCAGTGAATTGGCACATTTACTGCATACTTATAACTAACTGGCCATGGATCACATGACTTCCCtccaactttaaaaataaatctttgcTAGTTTGAGATCAGGGAGAAGACTATTGGGAGACAGCTGGAAACTATAAATACAACCAGACAAAAGTCCATGAAATGAATGAACTATCTATATATAACCTCTGTGATCAATAAAATATGCATAACAGATATTTAACCAGCAAAGTTTGTGTCGACAAACATGCACTGACCTGCTGGGAGTGAGAGGGACGGCCAGCAACCCCCCACTCCAAAATCAAAGATACCTTCTCACAGAAGAATGTTTGGCATGAGACTCATGGTGGGAAGTTCCTGTGTTTGAGTTGCTTCAGTAAGTCTGACTCGAGTATTTCAAGTGTTTGTGTATCAAGTAGTAGTACATTTATGCTTCATCCAGCTGCCAAGGTATTAGGCTGCATGTTAAAGACAGCTGATATTTTGTTTTAGTAGACTGACAGCTGGACACAATCCAAAATCACAACATCATGACTAACtgacacacgcacgcacacgcacgcacacacacacaaataccgGTCACATTTGTGCAATTCAAACATCCACAGGATAATTTCTGTGAAGATGTCACACATTACACTTTTGTAGACCTGCTTACTGTCCAGCCTAAAGGTTATATTTCACCACAGGGCGGGTTTTacagtaaagtaagtaagacaTTGACAGACGTGCTCATAAAAAATTCATTTCACTCAACCCCGGACAACATGTAATTATTGTGTGTGGTTTAAAATTATTCTACCTCTACAGCCAACTCATAACAAAAGTCAACTTCAAGTTTACTAGTTAGCTTGGGTCAAATGATACGcctaattgtgttttataagCCTCTAAGTGAAGGACTCGAGCCTGTTTAAGCATTAATGTCTCACACTAACATATTTTCCTGTTGAATAGAGTCTGCCATGCAGTATCCGTTTAGCTACTACACTGGGCGTGTTGCTTACGTTGACAACACAGGGTCCTTAAAATAGGGCTACGATAACTTTCCAGTACTGAAACCTGTTCAAACTACGGCTATAGTGTAACTTAAAGTAACATTTCGACGCTGGGCGAATGAATATGGGCGCGAAAGTGTTTCGGGTTTAACACTCACCTTCCCATCGTTTGATAATAAGtaactgtttttctctcttctcgtcttcttcgtcttcttcttaaAGCTGGATGGGGGTGTGTAGTTACTTTCCAAACTCCGCCGACAGGAGTTTGTGTAGCGTAATTTTTGGTACCAAATAGCGTTTAAGAAGCAGGAACTTAATTCAGATGCGGataaaaaagagagggagagagagaggggaaggggtTCAGCTGTGCTACACTTCAGTTTTAACTTAACCCCTTTACTGCCGGCTGGTAGCAGGATGGAGAGTGGTGTGGGCGGGTCTAATGTTGAGCCATAAAATGGATTTGTCTTTTAAAGCTGTATTGCCCAGTTTATGTAGGCTACAGACCGGTAACACATTGAAGGAaaaacttacttacttacttacttaatacttacttacttactgttTGACCCCTACAGTGATAGGATCTGGTTGCTCTGTGGCATTAATCTCCTTAGagggaagggtcactgcaaatcaatataAACTGTGATCACCATATGATTAACTCATCTCTAAATTTCTCAGCaccactaaaaataaataagttctttctttttcttttaaacattcGCAGGACATTGTAGCctatgtcaaattctcattaggagctgagcccccctaaaggtcCGATCCTACAACTGCCCCTGTGAGGGGTTGGTGAATTGTCTCTATATTACTATCTTTAAAACACCAAATGACTCTTCTTTTTGGAATGTTGTTCCCTGTGGAGTTTAGAGACTGTACAATCAATGCCAAAAAGCACTGAAGCTGTgacactttatgttggttttt from the Scomber japonicus isolate fScoJap1 chromosome 4, fScoJap1.pri, whole genome shotgun sequence genome contains:
- the tmem51a gene encoding transmembrane protein 51a, translated to MRSSVDGQPDPHGRGGTANNNHNNNNNNNNNSSSESSGNSGSQYALCALGVGLVALGIVMIVWSVVPSDSVGNSSSSTGGGDGDYGGRKNKASSVAFVLVGSGVVMLLLSLCLGMRNKQREQMRLLEAQSNRLATIAQEERENAEEQAQRYAVPTYEEAVCSGQYPVRQSNLRPSSSQLPSYDDLVQVDGVQYEFEGPEVPPAGAQPAPAPSGPSAAAAAAAPTSTSNHRPGKNTRKLLPIKIRRIKSEKIHMKNIDNSQPAPVMSIEPLTPPPQYDDELPPL